A genomic stretch from Salvelinus namaycush isolate Seneca chromosome 25, SaNama_1.0, whole genome shotgun sequence includes:
- the rb1cc1 gene encoding RB1-inducible coiled-coil protein 1 isoform X1 — protein sequence MKLYVFQVNNGSTLAFDTELAVQTVLDLKHAIQVKYKIATQHQVLVVNGGECMVAERRVCSYSAGTDTNPIFLFNKEMILCDRAPTIPKTTFSIENEMELKVEESLMMPAVFHTVASRTQLAVEMFEVAKKLCSFCERLVHDEHLQHQGWAAIMANLDDCTLSYQKLLWKFDTAYINYQQDFEDIKLKLTKLGTAVSVMAKIPLLECLTRHSYKECIEKSCSTPNKDSDETEEEKSTDSVICPTPTKLPASFSAPGAGGSPDTAEAQESSEMTDSSGLRAALQEADSPERANPLSFNVTLLDWINVQDRPNDVESVVRKCFDSINRLDPRVIQPFLAECRDTIAKLDNQNMKAIKGLEDRLYALDQMIASCKKLVNEQKELAQGFLANQKRAENLKDTSVLPDLCLSHANQLMIMLTNHRKLLDIKQKCTTAKQELANNLQVRLKWCCYVMLHADQDGEKLQALLRLLTELMERVRVVDALSTVPQMYCLAVVEVVRRKLFIGHYREWACALVKDGKHLYETEKYKRETFGKLFRKSFLRNRLFRGLDSWPPTSFCTRKPRRFDFELPDISLGDLQYLKTCCPTEVQLFLRVPTLCDFEPLHLHVEMLQQLVLASQAASVDEMSQTITDLLSEQRGSCTQSAQRSTAAVTPRSDSTPGTSSPKTPSSLSLPGPPCQPLLGPIALEDLSPDSIDAQTFDFETIGHPNMDPVLQQAGSLDLDSLAESPESDFLSAVNEFVIENSPTPISDPTSPEMMVESLYSSVINAIDSKRMHDTTTLERENFKVATLKLSIEKYRCAAEESQANLRSVKDDLYRFRGLVLKEQRDFGFALKTMTIEVRNMVDTIRKREEEELREQHQAELLFVQQDHEKQLQTLTEENRVNRNIVKDVQRAMLELEGLLERKEKELTQLEAERQCWTEAESGHTQRLRVLEQKISDQAQEVLTVAASRDSLYSQLETLHIEIERGQQKIRQELEGAEQFHLQELEERMRQQHQAQLDTLALENQEAMECLATVNKVELSEVADRHAASLTERDGQLRDLEARATELADLRCKLEVELALKESEMEVVRLLYEEAKQGQQEANVRKATVEAETQSLNEQLVQVNGQLHAKNEEYEKGLAELRMLMRMEKDQCISELVGRHEEERNQHHSELTALQQQAQDAGRSHAEQLQNLQLDLDLQTAALRNDKEVQQRSFEEQEQHLRTVICDLQTENDMLTKRLERDTQAAQERLEKEESLKAAVPDAFKDFEQQKEEMEKRLLEKIRQLENELQERQSSEREAGLLKVQTEGRGSEAGAPLSLDSALQERLQQETASLHTQLELLERRKDEEMQNLKTSLIAEQQTNFNTVLMREKLKKEQIISELTEELRKVTQQQEKDKGLIEMLSEDRAIVMQEKKQLEEDLNRLRSTALVSSAYYSPNPLALEPTGAGARLGSGACPGPGTEVGAGACSSELFPDPDRLASVAATREDDRVDSAVEASMVTVHDNILMMSEEKQRILLLERTLHMKEEENKRLSQRLMSQSMSSVSSRHSEKIAIRDFQVGDLVLIILDERHDNYVLFTVGPTLYFLHSESLTALDLKPDPMFTSASGASRRPWVLGKVMEKEYCQAKKAQNRFKVPLGTKFYRVKAVPWNKKV from the exons ATGAAGTTGTATGTGTTCCAGGTCAACAATGGAAGCACTCTGGCATTTGACACAGAGCTTGCTGTCCAAAC AGTGTTGGACCTCAAACATGCCATCCAGGTCAAATACAAGATTGCAACCCAGCATCAAGTTCTGGTTGTCAATGGAGGGGAGTGTATGGttgcagagaggagagtctgcAGCTACAGTGCCGGCACT GACACCAACCCCATATTCCTGTTCAACAAAGAGATGATTTTGTGTGACCGGGCTCCGACGATCCCTAAAACCACCTTCTCTATTGAGAATGAGATGGAGCTCAAGGTGGAGGAGTCACTAATGATGCCAGCAGTCTTTCACACCGTTGCCTCGCGAACACAACTTGCTGTg GAAATGTTTGAAGTCGCCAAGAAACTTTGCTCTTTCTGCGAACGCCTGGTTCATGATGAACATCTCCAACACCAAGGTTGGGCTGCTATCATGGCAAACCTGGATGACTGCACCCTGTCTTATCAGAAGCTATTGTGGAAATTTGACACGGCATACATTAATTATCAACAAGACTTTGAGGATATCAAATTGAAACTGACAAA ACTGGGGACAGCAGTTTCAGTCATGGCCAAGATCCCCCTGCTGGAGTGTCTGACCCGCCACAGCTACAAAGAATGCATAGAGAAGTCCTGCTCCACTCCAAACAAGGACTCTGACGAGACCGAGGAGGAGAAGTCCACCGACTCGGTGATCTGCCCCACCCCCACCAAGCTACCTGCATCGTTCTCCGCTCCGGGGGCGGGGGGCTCGCCCGACACCGCCGAAGCCCAGGAAAGCAGTGAGATGACGGACAGTAGTGGGCTGAGGGCAGCCCTGCAAGAGGCAGACTCTCCAGAGAGGGCCAACCCCCTGTCCTTCAACGTCACACTGCTGGACTGGATCAACGTTCAAGACAGGCCCAATGACGTGGAATCAGTCGTGAGGAAATGCTTTGACTCCATCAATAGG CTCGACCCACGGGTCATTCAACCATTCTTAGCGGAATGTCGAGACACGATTGCCAAATTGGATAATCAGAACATGAAAGCCATCAAAGGACTTGAGGACAGGTTATACGCTCTAGACCAAATGATAGCGAGCTGTAAAAAGTTGGTCAATGAACAGAAGGAACTTGCTCAG GGAtttctagccaatcagaagcGTGCTGAGAACCTGAAGGATACGTCCGTGCTGCCTGACCTGTGTCTTAGTCACGCCAATCAGCTGATGATCATGCTGACCAACCACAGGAAGCTGTTGGACATCAAACAGAAGTGCACCACTGCCAAACAGGAGCTGGCGAACAACCTACAAGTTCGTCTCAA ATGGTGCTGCTACGTGATGCTGCACGCGGACCAGGATGGGGAGAAGCTGCAGGCCCTGCTGAGGCTGCTGACCGAGCTGATGGAGAGAGTCCGGGTGGTGGACGCCCTCAGCACCGTGCCTCAGATGTACTGCCTGGCTGTGGTTGAGGTGGTCCGCAGGAAGCTCTTCATCGGCCACTACCGAGAG TGGGCCTGTGCTCTCGTGAAGGATGGAAAGCATCTCTATGAGACTGAGAAGTATAAAAGGGAAACGTTTGGCAAGTTGTTCA GGAAATCTTTTCTCCGAAATCGGTTGTTTAGAGGACTTGACTCATGGCCCCCCACTTCATTTTGC ACAAGAAAGCCCAGAAGGTTTGACTTTGAGCTTCCAGATATTTCCCTTGGTGACCTGCAGTACTTAAAGACCTGTTGTCCTACAGAGGTGCAGCTTTTCCTCAG GGTTCCAACACTGTGTGATTTTGAGCCTTTGCATCTGCATGTGGAGATGCTTCAACAGTTGGTCCTTGCTTCTCAAGCTGCAAGTGTGGATGAGATGTCTCAAACTATCACCGATTTACTGAGCGAACAAAGG GGGTCGTGCACCCAGAGTGCTCAGAGATCCACGGCAGCGGTGACCCCACGGTCCGACAGCACCCCAGGGACTTCCTCCCCCaagaccccctcctctctcagtCTCCCGGGGCCCCCCTGCCAGCCCCTCCTTGGCCCCATCGCCCTGGAGGACCTGTCCCCGGACAGCATCgatgcccaaacttttgacttcgAGACAATTGGCCACCCCAACATGGACCCCGTCCTGCAGCAGGCTGGCTCCCTGGACCTGGACTCACTGGCTGAGAGCCCCGAGTCAGACTTCTTGTCGGCGGTCAACGAGTTTGTGATCGAAAACTCGCCCACCCCCATCAGCGACCCCACCAGCCCAGAGATGATGGTGGAGTCGCTGTACTCGTCGGTCATCAACGCCATCGACAGCAAGCGCATGCATGACACCACCACCTTAGAGAGGGAAAACTTCAAGGTGGCTACGCTGAAGCTGAGCATCGAGAAGTACCGCTGTGCTGCCGAGGAGTCCCAGGCCAACTTGCGGAGCGTCAAGGATGACCTGTACCGCTTCAGAGGCCTGGTGCTGAAGGAGCAGCGAGACTTTGGCTTCGCCCTGAAGACCATGACCATTGAGGTGCGCAACATGGTGGACACCATCCgtaagagggaggaggaggagctgaggGAGCAGCACCAGGCCGAGCTCCTCTTTGTGCAGCAGGACCACGAGAAGCAACTTCAGACCCTGACGGAGGAGAACCGGGTCAACCGGAACATCGTGAAAGACGTGCAGCGGGCAATGCTGGAGCTGGAGGGGCTGCTGGAGCGCAAGGAGAAGGAGCTGACCCAGCTCGAGGCTGAGAGGCAGTGCTGGACCGAGGCGGAGAGCGGACACACTCAGAGGCTCAGGGTCCTGGAGCAGAAAATCAGCGATCAGGCCCAAGAGGTGCTGACTGTGGCTGCCTCCAGAGACTCCCTGTACAGCCAGTTGGAGACACTCCACATTGAGATCGAGCGCGGCCAGCAGAAGATCCGCCAGGAGCTGGAGGGGGCCGAGCAGTTCCACCTGCAGGAactggaggagaggatgaggcagCAGCACCAGGCCCAGCTAGACACCCTGGCCCTTGAGAACCAGGAGGCCATGGAGTGCCTGGCAACGGTGAACAAGGTCGAGCTGAGTGAGGTCGCAGACCGCCACGCCGCCTCTCTGACAGAGAGGGACGGCCAGCTGAGGGACCTGGAGGCCCGGGCAACCGAGCTGGCTGACCTACGCTGCAAGCTGGAGGTGGAGCTGGCCCTGAAGGAGTCAGAGATGGAGGTTGTGAGGCTTCTCTACGAGGAGGCCAAGCAGGGGCAGCAGGAAGCCAACGTGAGGAAGGCCACTGTTGAGGCAGAGACCCAGTCCCTCAACGAACAGCTAGTTCAGGTCAACGGGCAGCTGCATGCTAAGAACGAAGAGTACGAGAAGGGCCTGGCCGAGCTCCGGATGCTGATGCGCATGGAGAAAGACCAGTGCATCTCGGAGCTGGTGGGCAGGCACGAGGAAGAGAGGAACCAGCACCACAGCGAGCTGACTGCCTTGCAGCAGCAGGCCCAGGACGCAGGAAGGAGCCATGCAGAACAGCTGCAGAACCTCCAACTAGACCTCGACCTGCAGACGGCAGCACTGCGCAACGATAAGGAAGTGCAGCAGAGGAGTTTTGAGGAGCAGGAGCAACACTTGAGGACTGTTATCTGCGATTTGCAGACAGAAAATGATATGCTCACCAAAAGATTAGAGCGGGACACCCAAGCAGCCCAGGAACGTTTGGAGAAAGAGGAGTCCTTGAAGGCTGCAGTACCAGATGCCTTCAAAGACTTTGAGCAACAaaaggaggagatggagaaaagACTTCTAGAGAAAATTAGACAACTTGAAAATGAGCTTCAGGAAAGACAATCCTCAGAAAG AGAGGCAGGGTTGTTGAAGGTGCAGACAGAGGGTCGGGGATCCGAAGCAGGAGCTCCTCTCTCCCTGGACTCTGCCTTGCAGGAGCGTCTGCAGCAGGAGACAGCCTCCCTGCACACCCAGCTGGAGCtcctggagaggaggaaggacgaGGAGATGCAGAACCTCAAGACCTCCCTCATCGCAGAACAACAG ACTAACTTCAACACTGTTCTGATGCGAGAGAAGCTGAAAAAGGAACAGATCATCAGTGAGCTGACAGAGGAGCTGCGGAAGGTTACCCAGCAGCAGGAGAAGGACAAAG GTCTGATAGAGATGCTGTCTGAGGACCGGGCCATCGTCATGCAGGAGAAGAAGCAGTTGGAGGAGGATCTGAACCGGCTGCGCAGCACCGCCCTGGTGTCCTCAGCCTACTACAGCCCTAACCCCTTAGCTCTAGAGCCCACTGGAGCCGGGGCTAGACTTGGATCTGGAGCATGTCCTGGACCTGGGACTGAGGTTGGGGCTGGAGCCTGCTCCTCGGAGCTCTTCCCTGACCCGGACAGACTGGCCTCTGTGGCTGCCACCAGAGAGGACGACAGAGTGGACTCGGCTGTGGAGGCCAGCATGGTGACTGTGCA CGATAACATCCTGATGATGTCGGAGGAGAAACAGCGGATACTGTTACTTGAGAGG ACTTTACATATGAAGGAAGAAGAAAACAAGCGCCTCAGTCAAAGACTG ATGTCTCAAAGCATGTCCTCGGTGTCATCACGGCATTCTGAGAAAATTGCCATCAGAGA TTTCCAGGTTGGCGACTTGGTTCTGATCATCCTAGATGAAAGGCATGACAACTATGTTCTATTCACCGTGGGTCCCACCCTGTACTTTCTCCACTCTGAGTCCCTCACGGCACTGGACCTCAAACCAG ATCCTATGTTTACTTCAGCATCAGGAGCCTCAAGACGGCCGTGGGTTCTTGGAAAAGTTATGGAGAAAGAATATTGCCAGGCGAAAAAG GCTCAAAACCGGTTCAAAGTTCCTTTGGGCACCAAGTTCTACAGGGTGAAAGCTGTTCCGTGGAACAAGAAAGTATAG
- the rb1cc1 gene encoding RB1-inducible coiled-coil protein 1 isoform X2: MKLYVFQVNNGSTLAFDTELAVQTVLDLKHAIQVKYKIATQHQVLVVNGGECMVAERRVCSYSAGTDTNPIFLFNKEMILCDRAPTIPKTTFSIENEMELKVEESLMMPAVFHTVASRTQLAVEMFEVAKKLCSFCERLVHDEHLQHQGWAAIMANLDDCTLSYQKLLWKFDTAYINYQQDFEDIKLKLTKLGTAVSVMAKIPLLECLTRHSYKECIEKSCSTPNKDSDETEEEKSTDSVICPTPTKLPASFSAPGAGGSPDTAEAQESSEMTDSSGLRAALQEADSPERANPLSFNVTLLDWINVQDRPNDVESVVRKCFDSINRLDPRVIQPFLAECRDTIAKLDNQNMKAIKGLEDRLYALDQMIASCKKLVNEQKELAQGFLANQKRAENLKDTSVLPDLCLSHANQLMIMLTNHRKLLDIKQKCTTAKQELANNLQVRLKWCCYVMLHADQDGEKLQALLRLLTELMERVRVVDALSTVPQMYCLAVVEVVRRKLFIGHYREWACALVKDGKHLYETEKYKRETFGKLFRKSFLRNRLFRGLDSWPPTSFCTRKPRRFDFELPDISLGDLQYLKTCCPTEVQLFLRVPTLCDFEPLHLHVEMLQQLVLASQAASVDEMSQTITDLLSEQRGSCTQSAQRSTAAVTPRSDSTPGTSSPKTPSSLSLPGPPCQPLLGPIALEDLSPDSIDAQTFDFETIGHPNMDPVLQQAGSLDLDSLAESPESDFLSAVNEFVIENSPTPISDPTSPEMMVESLYSSVINAIDSKRMHDTTTLERENFKVATLKLSIEKYRCAAEESQANLRSVKDDLYRFRGLVLKEQRDFGFALKTMTIEVRNMVDTIRKREEEELREQHQAELLFVQQDHEKQLQTLTEENRVNRNIVKDVQRAMLELEGLLERKEKELTQLEAERQCWTEAESGHTQRLRVLEQKISDQAQEVLTVAASRDSLYSQLETLHIEIERGQQKIRQELEGAEQFHLQELEERMRQQHQAQLDTLALENQEAMECLATVNKVELSEVADRHAASLTERDGQLRDLEARATELADLRCKLEVELALKESEMEVVRLLYEEAKQGQQEANVRKATVEAETQSLNEQLVQVNGQLHAKNEEYEKGLAELRMLMRMEKDQCISELVGRHEEERNQHHSELTALQQQAQDAGRSHAEQLQNLQLDLDLQTAALRNDKEVQQRSFEEQEQHLRTVICDLQTENDMLTKRLERDTQAAQERLEKEESLKAAVPDAFKDFEQQKEEMEKRLLEKIRQLENELQERQSSEREAGLLKVQTEGRGSEAGAPLSLDSALQERLQQETASLHTQLELLERRKDEEMQNLKTSLIAEQQTNFNTVLMREKLKKEQIISELTEELRKVTQQQEKDKGLIEMLSEDRAIVMQEKKQLEEDLNRLRSTALVSSAYYSPNPLALEPTGAGARLGSGACPGPGTEVGAGACSSELFPDPDRLASVAATREDDRVDSAVEASMVTVHDNILMMSEEKQRILLLERTLHMKEEENKRLSQRLMSQSMSSVSSRHSEKIAIRDFQVGDLVLIILDERHDNYVLFTVGPTLYFLHSESLTALDLKPASGASRRPWVLGKVMEKEYCQAKKAQNRFKVPLGTKFYRVKAVPWNKKV; encoded by the exons ATGAAGTTGTATGTGTTCCAGGTCAACAATGGAAGCACTCTGGCATTTGACACAGAGCTTGCTGTCCAAAC AGTGTTGGACCTCAAACATGCCATCCAGGTCAAATACAAGATTGCAACCCAGCATCAAGTTCTGGTTGTCAATGGAGGGGAGTGTATGGttgcagagaggagagtctgcAGCTACAGTGCCGGCACT GACACCAACCCCATATTCCTGTTCAACAAAGAGATGATTTTGTGTGACCGGGCTCCGACGATCCCTAAAACCACCTTCTCTATTGAGAATGAGATGGAGCTCAAGGTGGAGGAGTCACTAATGATGCCAGCAGTCTTTCACACCGTTGCCTCGCGAACACAACTTGCTGTg GAAATGTTTGAAGTCGCCAAGAAACTTTGCTCTTTCTGCGAACGCCTGGTTCATGATGAACATCTCCAACACCAAGGTTGGGCTGCTATCATGGCAAACCTGGATGACTGCACCCTGTCTTATCAGAAGCTATTGTGGAAATTTGACACGGCATACATTAATTATCAACAAGACTTTGAGGATATCAAATTGAAACTGACAAA ACTGGGGACAGCAGTTTCAGTCATGGCCAAGATCCCCCTGCTGGAGTGTCTGACCCGCCACAGCTACAAAGAATGCATAGAGAAGTCCTGCTCCACTCCAAACAAGGACTCTGACGAGACCGAGGAGGAGAAGTCCACCGACTCGGTGATCTGCCCCACCCCCACCAAGCTACCTGCATCGTTCTCCGCTCCGGGGGCGGGGGGCTCGCCCGACACCGCCGAAGCCCAGGAAAGCAGTGAGATGACGGACAGTAGTGGGCTGAGGGCAGCCCTGCAAGAGGCAGACTCTCCAGAGAGGGCCAACCCCCTGTCCTTCAACGTCACACTGCTGGACTGGATCAACGTTCAAGACAGGCCCAATGACGTGGAATCAGTCGTGAGGAAATGCTTTGACTCCATCAATAGG CTCGACCCACGGGTCATTCAACCATTCTTAGCGGAATGTCGAGACACGATTGCCAAATTGGATAATCAGAACATGAAAGCCATCAAAGGACTTGAGGACAGGTTATACGCTCTAGACCAAATGATAGCGAGCTGTAAAAAGTTGGTCAATGAACAGAAGGAACTTGCTCAG GGAtttctagccaatcagaagcGTGCTGAGAACCTGAAGGATACGTCCGTGCTGCCTGACCTGTGTCTTAGTCACGCCAATCAGCTGATGATCATGCTGACCAACCACAGGAAGCTGTTGGACATCAAACAGAAGTGCACCACTGCCAAACAGGAGCTGGCGAACAACCTACAAGTTCGTCTCAA ATGGTGCTGCTACGTGATGCTGCACGCGGACCAGGATGGGGAGAAGCTGCAGGCCCTGCTGAGGCTGCTGACCGAGCTGATGGAGAGAGTCCGGGTGGTGGACGCCCTCAGCACCGTGCCTCAGATGTACTGCCTGGCTGTGGTTGAGGTGGTCCGCAGGAAGCTCTTCATCGGCCACTACCGAGAG TGGGCCTGTGCTCTCGTGAAGGATGGAAAGCATCTCTATGAGACTGAGAAGTATAAAAGGGAAACGTTTGGCAAGTTGTTCA GGAAATCTTTTCTCCGAAATCGGTTGTTTAGAGGACTTGACTCATGGCCCCCCACTTCATTTTGC ACAAGAAAGCCCAGAAGGTTTGACTTTGAGCTTCCAGATATTTCCCTTGGTGACCTGCAGTACTTAAAGACCTGTTGTCCTACAGAGGTGCAGCTTTTCCTCAG GGTTCCAACACTGTGTGATTTTGAGCCTTTGCATCTGCATGTGGAGATGCTTCAACAGTTGGTCCTTGCTTCTCAAGCTGCAAGTGTGGATGAGATGTCTCAAACTATCACCGATTTACTGAGCGAACAAAGG GGGTCGTGCACCCAGAGTGCTCAGAGATCCACGGCAGCGGTGACCCCACGGTCCGACAGCACCCCAGGGACTTCCTCCCCCaagaccccctcctctctcagtCTCCCGGGGCCCCCCTGCCAGCCCCTCCTTGGCCCCATCGCCCTGGAGGACCTGTCCCCGGACAGCATCgatgcccaaacttttgacttcgAGACAATTGGCCACCCCAACATGGACCCCGTCCTGCAGCAGGCTGGCTCCCTGGACCTGGACTCACTGGCTGAGAGCCCCGAGTCAGACTTCTTGTCGGCGGTCAACGAGTTTGTGATCGAAAACTCGCCCACCCCCATCAGCGACCCCACCAGCCCAGAGATGATGGTGGAGTCGCTGTACTCGTCGGTCATCAACGCCATCGACAGCAAGCGCATGCATGACACCACCACCTTAGAGAGGGAAAACTTCAAGGTGGCTACGCTGAAGCTGAGCATCGAGAAGTACCGCTGTGCTGCCGAGGAGTCCCAGGCCAACTTGCGGAGCGTCAAGGATGACCTGTACCGCTTCAGAGGCCTGGTGCTGAAGGAGCAGCGAGACTTTGGCTTCGCCCTGAAGACCATGACCATTGAGGTGCGCAACATGGTGGACACCATCCgtaagagggaggaggaggagctgaggGAGCAGCACCAGGCCGAGCTCCTCTTTGTGCAGCAGGACCACGAGAAGCAACTTCAGACCCTGACGGAGGAGAACCGGGTCAACCGGAACATCGTGAAAGACGTGCAGCGGGCAATGCTGGAGCTGGAGGGGCTGCTGGAGCGCAAGGAGAAGGAGCTGACCCAGCTCGAGGCTGAGAGGCAGTGCTGGACCGAGGCGGAGAGCGGACACACTCAGAGGCTCAGGGTCCTGGAGCAGAAAATCAGCGATCAGGCCCAAGAGGTGCTGACTGTGGCTGCCTCCAGAGACTCCCTGTACAGCCAGTTGGAGACACTCCACATTGAGATCGAGCGCGGCCAGCAGAAGATCCGCCAGGAGCTGGAGGGGGCCGAGCAGTTCCACCTGCAGGAactggaggagaggatgaggcagCAGCACCAGGCCCAGCTAGACACCCTGGCCCTTGAGAACCAGGAGGCCATGGAGTGCCTGGCAACGGTGAACAAGGTCGAGCTGAGTGAGGTCGCAGACCGCCACGCCGCCTCTCTGACAGAGAGGGACGGCCAGCTGAGGGACCTGGAGGCCCGGGCAACCGAGCTGGCTGACCTACGCTGCAAGCTGGAGGTGGAGCTGGCCCTGAAGGAGTCAGAGATGGAGGTTGTGAGGCTTCTCTACGAGGAGGCCAAGCAGGGGCAGCAGGAAGCCAACGTGAGGAAGGCCACTGTTGAGGCAGAGACCCAGTCCCTCAACGAACAGCTAGTTCAGGTCAACGGGCAGCTGCATGCTAAGAACGAAGAGTACGAGAAGGGCCTGGCCGAGCTCCGGATGCTGATGCGCATGGAGAAAGACCAGTGCATCTCGGAGCTGGTGGGCAGGCACGAGGAAGAGAGGAACCAGCACCACAGCGAGCTGACTGCCTTGCAGCAGCAGGCCCAGGACGCAGGAAGGAGCCATGCAGAACAGCTGCAGAACCTCCAACTAGACCTCGACCTGCAGACGGCAGCACTGCGCAACGATAAGGAAGTGCAGCAGAGGAGTTTTGAGGAGCAGGAGCAACACTTGAGGACTGTTATCTGCGATTTGCAGACAGAAAATGATATGCTCACCAAAAGATTAGAGCGGGACACCCAAGCAGCCCAGGAACGTTTGGAGAAAGAGGAGTCCTTGAAGGCTGCAGTACCAGATGCCTTCAAAGACTTTGAGCAACAaaaggaggagatggagaaaagACTTCTAGAGAAAATTAGACAACTTGAAAATGAGCTTCAGGAAAGACAATCCTCAGAAAG AGAGGCAGGGTTGTTGAAGGTGCAGACAGAGGGTCGGGGATCCGAAGCAGGAGCTCCTCTCTCCCTGGACTCTGCCTTGCAGGAGCGTCTGCAGCAGGAGACAGCCTCCCTGCACACCCAGCTGGAGCtcctggagaggaggaaggacgaGGAGATGCAGAACCTCAAGACCTCCCTCATCGCAGAACAACAG ACTAACTTCAACACTGTTCTGATGCGAGAGAAGCTGAAAAAGGAACAGATCATCAGTGAGCTGACAGAGGAGCTGCGGAAGGTTACCCAGCAGCAGGAGAAGGACAAAG GTCTGATAGAGATGCTGTCTGAGGACCGGGCCATCGTCATGCAGGAGAAGAAGCAGTTGGAGGAGGATCTGAACCGGCTGCGCAGCACCGCCCTGGTGTCCTCAGCCTACTACAGCCCTAACCCCTTAGCTCTAGAGCCCACTGGAGCCGGGGCTAGACTTGGATCTGGAGCATGTCCTGGACCTGGGACTGAGGTTGGGGCTGGAGCCTGCTCCTCGGAGCTCTTCCCTGACCCGGACAGACTGGCCTCTGTGGCTGCCACCAGAGAGGACGACAGAGTGGACTCGGCTGTGGAGGCCAGCATGGTGACTGTGCA CGATAACATCCTGATGATGTCGGAGGAGAAACAGCGGATACTGTTACTTGAGAGG ACTTTACATATGAAGGAAGAAGAAAACAAGCGCCTCAGTCAAAGACTG ATGTCTCAAAGCATGTCCTCGGTGTCATCACGGCATTCTGAGAAAATTGCCATCAGAGA TTTCCAGGTTGGCGACTTGGTTCTGATCATCCTAGATGAAAGGCATGACAACTATGTTCTATTCACCGTGGGTCCCACCCTGTACTTTCTCCACTCTGAGTCCCTCACGGCACTGGACCTCAAACCAG CATCAGGAGCCTCAAGACGGCCGTGGGTTCTTGGAAAAGTTATGGAGAAAGAATATTGCCAGGCGAAAAAG GCTCAAAACCGGTTCAAAGTTCCTTTGGGCACCAAGTTCTACAGGGTGAAAGCTGTTCCGTGGAACAAGAAAGTATAG